attgcgttatccgcgatttccgttatacgcgatgacctgacccgactatttcgcgaataatcggggttctactgtaaaccattttcttgaagaaacggcttttattgatAATGCTTAGTTTACAAGAAAACATTTGGATTTTGCGACCAATTTTGTTGGTTAACGTCAAGATCCATAGATCGGGGATAGTTACCCGATCTTCTCTATGGTTACTCGTTCCCCAGTCGGTCCCGCGGTAAGGTAAGGTTAGGAGCTTCTGAACAAGAAGCTAAGGtccacgaatggggtctattttatgcctgcaggtacacgaaataccgatggtacgcttcaTCAAATCGTTTATCAACCATATTCTCTACCACGTTAGATGAATAATCCATCGAATGATATAATTGATGCGAGAAGAGGCCGTAAAACAATCAATTGCTTAAGACTCTAAAGTTGGAAGCAAGGCTTAAATGAAGCTTCTCAATGTGTCTCATAACACTTGCATTAGAGAAAATGGACAATTTTTACCAATGTTTCATTCGTTCACCTTAacaattgatgatgagaccactTGTGCATCGTTAATcgtagtaacccatgagttttCGAACAAAATTTTACAACGCTATCAGCTGAACTTAGGAAGTTATGGCGAAAACAGTAAAGCAATTGCGCTCCATGGTTTGTGCGTACTGGAGGCTGCATCCCGTTGCAAAGAAAGCGGACATCGTCAAATCCTTTGAGTCcaccggatacgcccgttccggtatCTATAATATCCTTACTCTTCTGGTGAAGAATGAGAGCATTGAACGGAAGCCTGGTTCCGGTCGTCCGACGGTGCTACGTGATCGTAAACTGTAGCTAAAGCTAAATCAGAAGACGGCCGTGTCGGAACGGCAAGCTGTGATCCAGAAACAAACACTGAAAGTGATGTAGAATGAAAGTGTTCCGGCGAAACGTAACGTCGCTGTCGTCATGGCCCATGCGAACCAGCTATTCTACGTTCCCCGTCAAGGAGGTCAGTTCCGACGTGAAGTACATCTCCCACACCAAATTCAGCGAAAAGTGGATGTGAAAGCTGCTCTTCGTCCGTTCGGGACTTGCGGTGAACAGGGAAATTTACAGCACAAAGTGCCTGCCTGAAGTTGCCTCCTTCATCCAAAAATGTCATCCTGACGAGGATGTGGTGTTTATGCCTCCGCCCATTACGCGAAGGAGATAAACCATTTGAGGATAGATGTTGTTCCGAAGTCCGCCAACCTTCTGAACGTCCCATCAAGAATTTCAGGGCAAACCTAAAGCGGAgagtctactccaacaatttcgcTGCGAAAACGAAAGAAGAACTAATAAATAAATCTAAGAAAGGACTGAAATTGTAGATCGAGGTACAGCATTCTAATTACTGTCGTTTCTGAGTGATGGGGTAAAAACCTCACTGCCGCCAAGAACTAACTGAGCGGAAGCATTTGATTTCTCTGTTTGGCTTTTGGAATTAGTCAATCTTCTTGTGGTCATCTTAGTTTTCTTACGGTgcaatttctttctttctttgtttttaagaggctttaaactttgcagttcattcgcctctaataccagggacagacatacagctgtacttgcgttgtacgtgtacagcgttgtacaggtaccatcgtaccatgacagacatactttggttgtacattgtaccgtatgtcaaactgacaatcagatatttttccaatttccaccacatatttcaatgaaaaaggtttttatttagtgtctaaactatcaaacacaacaaaaaagtttccaatctgagttattaacttaaaagaaagtcaatgaaaagaacgtttatcaagtgatttgattctgcttgttcatgctacccaccactaaccgtctatggcgctgcgcacagtacaactgtagccatgtacagcggtaaaacaggtcggtacagatacagcgattgtaccgagttgcttgcatggttctagcgctgtacatggtgacagacatacaattttcaaagtacaacgcaagtacagctgtatgtctgtcataagtataacggTGCAGTTTTTTGAAGGTTCCTCTGTTATCGATGGTACTGCTGCAATTGTAAAGTCTGGTACAGAATCAGAATCCAATTCATGAGTTGACAAGGCCGAAAGTTGGAGCTTATTTTAAACGACTGATCGATAATGCGTGTGTCCACTTGGAGCATCCAGTGTTAGAGCACTGTACTTTATcagagtgctgtttgtaccttgggcactTCTGCATAGATAGTGAGGATTTTGACCACCGTGAATACGCCGCATATAAGAATTCTACCATGATTTCCACTACATCTGCAACACTGAATTTAGTACCACAAAGGCTGATCGAGTATCTCAGCTTTGTGCAGTTGGTACAAAAAGCACCAGCTCTTTTTCTTAGCAAAAACACTAATCTAAGAACATCAAAAGAAGACAAATTATTGTTTAACTCTTCCGTTGCTGAACCGTCCATTGGATATATAAAAAGTTATATTACTTGAATTCAGTTTCAGATCcgatcaaacaaacaaaatataaTAATGAGCACAGAAGAAAGCGCAGATCAAAGTTCCGTCGAACAAACCACAGCGGAACAAGCGGAAGAGGTAGCTACGCGTGTCTCTCACTCAAATCTATCCCTTAATATTCATTCCTCTTCGCAGCAGGAGCAGTCCGTTGGAGAGCTCGAAAAGCAGGAAGAAGCCAAACTGAAGGCAAAGTATGGCGGGAATTCGGGTCTCGGAGGTCCCCGCGGTCTTGGTGGACACTCGGCATTTCTGCAGAAGCGCCTGCAAAAGGGCCAGAAATACTTCGATTCGGGCGATTATCAGATGGCTAAGCAGAAGGGAGGTGGTGTGAAGCAGGTGTTTGCCAATAAAGTTCCGACAGGAGAGGCAATTCCAACGCCGGAATCAGTGCCAGTGCGGAAAACTTCCATCATCCAAACATGTAATAAGTTCCAAAACAGTTAAAAATCCATTCGCATGGGATTCGTCGCGCGTTTATCTGCATCTCCCTTCCATCATGCCACATGTTTTAATCCTCTCTTTTTTCTGCTGTGTGGGTTATTATCGCTGAGTTATGGAGAAACAAAATGATTCCACTTTCTCATCCCCCCCTGGTAATGTGTTTCACAGGGTCATACAATTAATTCACGATGTTTTGGTTTTCTTCTGAATATTTGTATTAAATTTAAGCATTCGTTTTAGTTCTTAGGAAAATATGTGTTATAACAGTATCCTTTGCATAATATACATAATTTAAATAAACATTTCGGTGAAGTCAAACGTTCAGAAATTTAATATTGGAAAACAACAGCTGCAAATCGAACAAGGATATGTCGTATGCTAATGCGACACACCTAAGGTTACGAAAAAGTCCTGATAACAGTGAACTCGTGATATGGAAATAAATGAGTGACATAATGATGATGAACCCTGGCATTGTAGCAAGAAACGAGGGTTCCAAATAACGAAAGAGAATACATTAGAATGAGAATCATTCGTGAAATGTATATGTGAATAAATACTGTTTTTTATTGCTGAGATGAATGGgtgtcggatttttttttcagatactACATACAACTAAAAAGATGACAACGCATTGAACATAAGTGGAAAATTACTTTAATAAATAGATTAAATGTATCTGATGGTTCATTCAACATCATTAGACGTTGAATCAAAATAATGATGCTTTACCAATCGTTACTGTCAGCAAGATCGGCAAACATTTTATCCTTCACGGCTCTAGCCTTTCGCGGATCTTCCGTAATGTTGGTTTCGATAGCTTTCGTCTGCCCAAGTATATACTCCAGTTCTTCACACGTTAAATTCGGTCCGCCCAGCTCAATCGACCCAATAAGTTGCTTTTGCATCTGACCCTCGTAGTAAACGAAGATAGTCGGTAAATTGCGTTCCGGATAGTTTGGAATACAGGTGGTTGCGATGGCTCGGATAAATTTGGTGGCCGGAAACTTGATCGCCAGTTGGGTCATGTGTTGGTTCAATAGCGAGCAGAATGGGACACCACGGCTGTACAAGTGAAGCACAACGTATATTCCTTCGCCAGCTTTGGTGACTTCATCAACGTAATCCTGGCCGGAGATTTCCAGTACGTTTCCAAATCTCGCCCGACTGGCTAGCTGTTTCAACTCAGCTATCCGCTTTTGGCGGTACTCCTGCAAGACAGCTTCATCTTCCGAGTCCTCCAATTCGTCCAATTCGTCCAACCCCAGTTTGGCTAGATCCTTGTCATGGTTCTGTTTCTCTTCGATAGTATTTTCAATCATACCGATGATATCATCTTCGGTGATTTCTTTCTCCTTTTTCGGAGGAAGGATTCCTTTGGCCCGTAGGATGTCATTCCACTCGGTGTCTTCGTTGGGGTCCTACAAAGACGAATGCAGATTGCTATTACCTTATATGGAAATATCGTATCGAGCTTGTTATGGTACAATTTGCTCACCTGCATTATAATAAATCGATGAGTTTGGGTGTGAAAACAGCTAAAGAATTACTTTTTTTGTATCCAGAGAGCATAAGACTGCAATCAATAGATAAGTTTTTCAGATAAAACTAGCTTTCATCTGATACACATCAGATAGCATGCAATACACTGCAGTTAGTCATGCGGTTTTGGACTTATCGTAGAAGTTCTGTcacttcttttcttctttgtttttaagaggctttaaactttgcagttcatccgcgttgacggcattgagcttcgtattacgaaatgggggaggcatgacagtatgggcttgcagaagaaatgtacacgcttttaaaataaaaactatgaatgaaaattagtttttccaaaccaaattagtactctatttaaatgaaaatcactttgaaaaaatatcatacaaaaattgtgtctaaagataatttgatattataatggtaagttttggtgaaaatatctgaaaattcatacaaattagtttaaattagggtgaGAAAAATGTACTTCTAGTATTTAAATaaagccaagaaaaaaatttcatacaaattttattaaattaaaactgtcttagggccgactaatctgatagagaagagttggcctcatacaaacaaatgtcgtatccagatgtcgacaccattccgccgtcaacgcgaattggccTGATTGGccactaagggtgggtttaaactagtgatatatttatgtgaagaaatatgatgagatttattggcgatctaacgcaaaacgtaaacaaaACGTAAAATCgttgagacatctggattctgtttttgaactgagaaaatgatgataaggtaacctaaaattgaaaaacaaatcacgtatctTTTAtttccggactttccaaggtagttctgacatgcaagaaccatgcatttttctacttgtttttgatggtgctctcgaatttccgtcattgtcaatatttatacaatttttactactgtacgttagatcgccaatagaaaTCGCagcaaccgtttacactagcatgaatttctataatgaatacattcatattttcggtgaatttattcacctgaagtagaactgcatacaactttagtgatttctcaccagtgagaaattcacaagcgtttacatatgctgaatttattcaagttatatatacctcgaataagtgtatcatatttattctcacccgtttacacctattttcacgtgaataaatccatctatagctatagatctccataatgtaaacccgccataatagcgaatttgtttttgttcagttCCAACCCAATGAGTACATATAGAGGTAGAGCAGTGGCCGAAGTATATATGTATTAGCAAGCAAAacatcgtgtcgtaattatttgcattcaatatggaatgtatatggaaggaAGAAAACAATCTCGAAAGTACTCACGTTTGAATGATGATTTGTGCCAAAACTccaatgaaatcattcaactgtttgttttttaacagatgacaattatatcgtggcttatttcgattacatCATTACATAATCAACATCTCTAATGGAAAACCTACCGATTCGGCCGGTTCTGATGGGTTAATTCAAGCACTACATAGCTACATAGAGCTTCAGGAAGCTAAAATCCGAATTACCGAACCACAATTTACCCCATGTTTTGATTAGGTTTTGAATCTAAGTAGATTATCTTTAggctgcaatgaataaatatatacattaagctaaaatacaatagatataaaCTTATTGAGATAAATTTATTATACCGCTCCTTGatacctaagtggtgcggactcaattcacattattttcaagcaaatgcatGCATGCTTTCAAgcaatttcttgcaataaattctcagacagCCAGAGATGctagatttacaaatatgtttgtaaatttacagacatttctgtaaaacactttttatttttgttgtagactttttggatataacaatatttcacaggtttttgaaaaataagaggctctattcatcacatcaaagacatttgactcaccatatgacatttttccatagttttaatacagaaaagtttttttttattttttattaattcgtttatttttataggctcagttacataaaaaaatataaaggaGCTGAATTCTAAACTAAACATATTAACTATATCTGTATATCTATGAACAACTTTCtttaattctattgttaataaggtagaaaaccgattactcgcggtagactcgagtttagaagggtgacatatttttatcaggaataggattggatataaggatatgttgacaatgttcacactcacactcatcaaactcaattcttaaacctatcttataactactatgtatttacatttcaacttaatacagaaaagttattatatttattttatagactttctggttggcccatgtggtgtgtatgaagtttggaactcatacacataagtacttttgcctgacatcattgcagacggaAGAGAGGATAcgattattcacaattaatgaaaaattgcttcctctgcaggtagggaaaaatcttgaacgaaaattgtctctgataattattttctgttatggataagattgttttgctgaaattcaaggagatttatagaaaaatagttaagttagggtcaggactatgtcttctaagtatttaaacaacatcgaataacaatttttattctattttcaacaacttacatttgctttcgagtctgcttatgacgaaatatgggttactgttcgatattgttaccacaggcatggttcatggccgtgtagtgatctaaaacttgtgtagccttgcatggcggatggaaaatatacacagcattttcttataaatttcaccaacgacaagaccgcaagcctcgGTGGATGTCCAACGtatcaacggagaaatactgatttttataaaaattaacaactcgtatgtatgtgtatgtatgtatgtatgtgtagatcgttgaaacatttaaacacacttacaacacataagttattttttattttacaattaacATATTcgctagaaatatttttttatgacagaacaacgtttgctggatatatatacaaccattccatgcaaaatcgatatagtggttctcagattttcgtcaaaagtggtaattatatttttttttattttttcagtagggtgcccatttccattttagggtggtccgaaaaatatttttttccacttttttccaaaaatcacaaatgaaaatcataacttttgaatcgctgaaccgatttagataatagacatatgaaattgaaactaatgacctagccttttattaaaaaatatttaacttgcgaaaaaaaattgttatattttagtaattattgattgtagtcgtttttttatcattttggactagagggcgctatattttttaatattttttcttgaaagctggaactttttacataacatatctcgatatcagagatgctattttttggtTCTTTGGAtatgatttgaaaaattatttttatccatttgtccaaatataactttctgcaaaaaattataacatttgaattactgaagcgatttagatgatcgatatattgaattcaagCCAATAagcgaaatttgaaaaaatatcacacttgcgggaagattggattctagtcgcataggtctagtttagtcataTAGGAATATTGATCAAAGActtcatgttaaatttacaaaattataattgcgccgaaattggagaacctcctttcgatctGATCATAAACTCGGCGATCGTAGCcaggactgccagtttcttgtcgaaaaccagcggtagaggggagacccacctgaccgcccttagcaacacgatcctgcagcgggTGGCGCACGCCAACCTCCCCCcagtggcaaaacaatcctggtttggtgcgaacgactggaggttcccaactgttctcgtcgagaacggtattAGGGACAACTTTCGAGCCAGGGTGAgctcgatcggtctgctagaatatttcaaggccatcatagcagaaaaataccgtctccacgagatcagatactcggacggctcaaaaggaccatcgggagttggatttggggtaagcgataataataatagtctgatttccagcaagaaactcgcggacatctgccaggtcttctcggccgaagtggccggcatcttcgaggcaactacaacttcatcttccaagccgttgttggtcgtctccgactcggcaagcgccattgatgccatcggtgcgaccaggtccaaacatccatgggtacaggccatcaggaagaacatattgcccgacactgtgcaCTGTGAAGTGGCCGGCATCTtcgaggcaactacaacttcatcttccaagccgttgttggtcgtctccgactcggcaagcgccattgatgccatcggtgcgaccaggtccaaacatccatgggtacaggccatcaggaagaacatattgcccgacactgtgctcatgtgggtccccggacacaacggcatcgcagggaatgaagcggccgaccagtttgccggaatcggtcacaccagaccgttcttcactcgggatgtgccgcttgacgatgtgaagttgtggatcaccaactctttccgcaccttttggaccgaaaggtggtttgcAGAGAGggggcagttcctcagaaaagtcaagggcacgattgtcaggtttgacgatgttaaaggaatgagagaacaacgaatcctgtccagattgaggaccggtcactgctcggtctcacacggattcaatagaggacccttccatctactctgcgacctctgccaaatccacaactccgtcgagcacttcttgtgtggttgcccgaaattcgATGATCTACGAAACCTacatggaatcagcgggagtgtaaggGACATCTTGAaggacgatccagcaagagtagcagcgcttgtctgctacctaaaagatgccgaactattttttaagatctagcgtctgaacaatggatcagtcaagaagatccttgttccttcccctccacgaagaaggggaataagaacacgccggcatcttcaacggcacggcttcctctccactggcctggagccattgtccgaggacatccatgccatctggtccaacaagcaaacagcaagttctttgttaagtcatgtctcgcaaaaggatttatatgtgttaaatttttacgtccaatttttatgtgataatttatgtgcaatctgttcctaacgaaaccttgcggcaatgccgtcgataaagaggtgaaccagcccaggaggctgaaaacctctcaaataaagaataaaaaaaaaaaaataatttaaaaacgataattatagcatctctaaTATcgagatataaataaataaataatcctatataaggtaaataatcctcagctatccataaaaaatataaaaaaatatagcgctcctatctttaaccgagaaaactatgaaaaactaactcaatcaataaatacaaaaacaaacaaaaatttcgcaaaagtaatattttttcaaagaaaaataactcgtaagctttaatttgatatgtcgatgatatgaatcggtccaatagttcaaaagttatgactttttgtagtgggaaaaatggggaaaaattgtttttcgaaccatcgattagttttgaaaaatcatatttcgaaaacgaaaaaaattacgtctctgatatcgagatattttatgtaaaaaattctcagctttcaagaaaaaatattaaaaaatatagcgccccctaATCCAAAggcatgaaaacattaaaaaacgactacaatcaataattacgaaaataggatccaaaTTCTCTGcaagctcaatatttttcaattaaagctcattggcttcaatttgatacgtcgatcatctaaatcggttaagtggttcgaaagttataattttttgaaaaaaatcattttgtgaaaaagtggaaagaaattgattttttggatcaccctaaaatggaactgggtatcctaatgaaaaaataaaaaaa
The Toxorhynchites rutilus septentrionalis strain SRP chromosome 2, ASM2978413v1, whole genome shotgun sequence genome window above contains:
- the LOC129769265 gene encoding cAMP-regulated phosphoprotein 19 is translated as MSTEESADQSSVEQTTAEQAEEQEQSVGELEKQEEAKLKAKYGGNSGLGGPRGLGGHSAFLQKRLQKGQKYFDSGDYQMAKQKGGGVKQVFANKVPTGEAIPTPESVPVRKTSIIQTCNKFQNS
- the LOC129769264 gene encoding viral IAP-associated factor homolog, translating into MQDPNEDTEWNDILRAKGILPPKKEKEITEDDIIGMIENTIEEKQNHDKDLAKLGLDELDELEDSEDEAVLQEYRQKRIAELKQLASRARFGNVLEISGQDYVDEVTKAGEGIYVVLHLYSRGVPFCSLLNQHMTQLAIKFPATKFIRAIATTCIPNYPERNLPTIFVYYEGQMQKQLIGSIELGGPNLTCEELEYILGQTKAIETNITEDPRKARAVKDKMFADLADSNDW